The following coding sequences lie in one Rutidosis leptorrhynchoides isolate AG116_Rl617_1_P2 chromosome 6, CSIRO_AGI_Rlap_v1, whole genome shotgun sequence genomic window:
- the LOC139854833 gene encoding uncharacterized protein → MAKWAIELGEHEISFSTRSAVKVQVLADYLAETAGDIEVSHESNEIPPPPEQLWEMHTDGACSPEGAGVGIVLKSPEGEEYTFALCFSFPVTNNEAEYEALLSEMRVAKYLEVKELSVYVDSQLVANQFNGIFEAHDELMQKYLKLVQELAVDFDLFQITQVSRTLNKKADALSKLAALTFSHFKKEIWVEEVKVKSIETDGVSAAVEEEEQS, encoded by the coding sequence atggccaaatgggctattgaattgggTGAGCATGAGATAAGCTTCTCAACAAGAAGTGCAGTAAAAGTgcaagtcctagcagattatctggctgaaacagcCGGAGATATCGAAGTCTCGCACGAATCAAACGAAATACCACCTCCGCCCGAGCAGCTGTGGGAAATGCACACAGATGGAGCTTGTAGTCCAGAAGGCGCAGGGGTAGGAATAGTCCTAAAAAGTCCAGAAGGAGAAGAATATACCTTTGCGTTGTGCTTTAGCTTCCCTGTAACAAACAATGAAGCTGAGTATGAAGCATTGTTATCCGAAATGCGGGTAGCAAAATATCTGGAGGTAAAAGAGCTGTCTGTATATGTCGATTCGCAGTTAGTTGCAAACCAATTCAACGGGATATTTGAAGCACATGATGAATTGATGCAAAAGTACTTGAAACTTGTGCAAGAGCTCGCGGTGGACTTCGATTTATTTCAAATAACTCAGGTTTCAAGAACATTAAATAAAAAGGCAGATGCGCTCAGTAAGTTAGCCGCCTTAACATTCAgccattttaagaaagaaatttgggtCGAGGAAGTGAAAGTAAAATCCATCGAGACAGACGGTGTATCTGCCGCAGTTGAAGAAGAGGAGCAGAGTTAG